From the genome of Diorhabda carinulata isolate Delta chromosome 2, icDioCari1.1, whole genome shotgun sequence:
aggttgttttaattttatttccacCATATTAGacgttaaatatttttaattttatttagtaaCTGAACTGGCATCTATTTTAGATTTTCTGAAAACTCTTGGCAAATATACTTTTAGATGGCAttcgaaacataaaataatattgaagtgaaaattagaaaaaaatagttttctttagTTACAGTCTTGATTAGAAATAAACTTATTAATGGTAAATGGTATTTTGGGAGTTTGATAGGTAAACTTTTTGTCATATTAACCCAGTTTTAAGCCTGAAAGGATTTTAAAACTttagtaatagtaataatattaaTGAGAATATAAATGAAGTTGGTGTTTGCGTACGTAATATTAAATTAGTCAACGGGAGTGGATACATATTTCATATCAATGAATTATAGTGTATTTTACATTTGTTTGCTTATTTTACGCTGCATATTATAACTTATCCTGCCATACATTGtgcttttaataaaacattaaaaaataggAGTTGTTTCACTTTTACTCACCCAGTATTATTaagtccaatttttttaattaaaattcagTAGCATCTCGAATGTCTGACTAGTTTCTTTAGAGTCTTCTATCCTGTTGAGGTTCCAAGAGTGGTTGGAGTAAGAGATTGAGGTGCAGTTCTAATCTGTTGCAGTATTTTGTACTCTTAATATGCGATTGTTTCTTGTATGTAGGGGATTTTTAAGTGTTCCTGAAAAGTTTTGATTGAAACATACCATGGAGCATGTTTATCAGACATAGAATTTGGGGTTagtttttttggataatatttgtattaaatttgaTGGTATAACCCCATAACTGTATACCATACGTCCAAATTGGCTTTAAATGATTTGTTTTCCAGTTCCAGTTTTGATTTTCTTCCTAGTAACCAGTACAAATCTTTCATTTTAAGTCAATTTGTTTTTGCTTCTTAAGGTTATGTTCATTTCACAAATATTGGGAAGTTGTTGGAAATGCTTTCATTCATTCTTGTTCTTAAGTAGGTggttgaaatttgttttttaattttgtagatTAAACCCCTATGCCAGACCTTATCGAAGGCTTGGCTGACATCTAGGAAAACCGATGTTTGAGCGTTGGTTACTGTTCCAGTAGTAGTTATTCCTTCATTACATATCACATAATCTTCAAATTAAACTTCTATATGTTTCAGTTTTACAATCTACTTCCATATCAGTTTCAAGAGCTTCTTCAGAAGTTGTTTGTACCACAGCCTTCGAATCAGTTTAAAATTGTCATCATTTTCCTAACAATTTCCTTTCTGCAACagatttctaaatttttatcattCCTGGGTCTAAAGGAAGATGTATTAGCTGGTAAAGATCtatctttaatttttctatagcTATTCATATTGGTAGAGATTTATAATCAGAAAACAACGAGATTTTTTAGCCTTTCCTATaactgtttaattttttcagtacCTGCCATATTCGtagtaaaaatattgttaatcgCTGTGTACTGTACTTACCATCACAATcccttttatttaaaaaaattagcgTTTTATTAGGAAGCACAAGAGAAAAAAAAGTCTAATATCGTCAGTATCTTTTGGTTTATAATCCCTAAGTAAAGTCCACAACTCATTTTTCTATTCATCACATAATTCATTATTTACACTTGCACTTTAACCACAAATCTTCTTAAATACAAGGTCATGacgctttttaaaaaaattataaactaaccATTGCTGGCTTGAAATGAACTGTGCCCTTCCAGtggtttaaaaaattctttggaTTTTTGAACACTGTTTGTACCagatgattaaaaattttatatcaggATATTTGACTAGTTGTCTTACTTTCTACTTCCTAGAcctttttgtttatatttcgtaattatttatctcgattttaggtctcctttcattttttttatcaaactaaAGACTGAATCATCAtgaaatcttgaaaatatttcaactttttttatgatGACGTGTTTACTGGTAATTATGTTTTACTAAATTTAGAGtctgattttcaaaatttgagttacACAAAGTCGAAATAATTGGAGATACCAAATATTTGAGGGTTAaggaatagaattttttttcaatttactgatTTCGACTTGACAAGGTTCGACTGTAATAACtcttcaattcaataaaatatttttcaaaaattagaaaggaaaacttattttgtgatattttttattttcattttacaataTACTTTATTCTTTGTAAATTAACGCAATTTCCAACACCtaggataaaataaaaaaatgtgcaaTTTAATGTTTGGATTCTGTGAGGAAAATTGCATTCTTTATGTTAAAGGACTATTAGGGCTTTTGTATAAGTGGTACAAATATCAGTTTGaaatcaaaactaattttaaataactaaatttacAAATCGCTTCTCACTCCAAATCCAGGACCTGGTGGTTCACATTTCAAAGAAGTTGGTTCACCAATTGGTTCGGCAGCAAATCTACCActtctaaaatattaaataagtttAATTGTATTTAACATACAGAAAAgcgataaaattttgataatatatctCACCTTGGTCCAGGGGCAGGCTTTCCTCCACTTTTCaattcatctaaaatttcatttgtacTTTGTACAGTTAAATCCTCCTGAAAAGTATaaatttgatgattatttttattaaatataaaataatggatCTCACATAATAATCATCATTAATTTGGACCATAGGTGCATTAACACATGCTCCCAAACATTCGACTTCTGATAAAGTCCACATCATATCTTTACTCGTCTCTCCAACTTctaattttaggttttttttaatGGCTTCTAAAATTTCATCTGAGCCTCTAAGCCAGCATGGGGTGGTAGTACAAATTTGAACATGATATTTTCCAGTAGGTTTCCTAAAAACTGACCAACctaaaaagataattttattcaCAAGTACAACACATACCTCATAAACATGGTGTAGAATGTAGCAACTTCATATACTCTCATTTTGGGCAAGTTTAATATTTCAGCTACTTTGTTCATTGCTGAAATTGGTAACCAACCATATTGCCTTTGAGCTAAATCAAGTAAAGGTATCATAGCTGCTCTTTTATGACCTTCTGGATATATAGCTAAAATGGCTTCAGCTCTCTAAAATTacccaattttttatatataaagacaaaattaatttattacctTTTTATTTTCTGGAGTAAATTCAAATACGATATCTGGATTATTTTCGGGAGTATCTCTATGTACGAATAAGTTATCATGTTGAACTATTGAACTAGTTTGCAGGCCTCTTTTGCTAAAGGATTTACCCTACAAtgtaatttgaggttatgtgtaaattacataattaaaaatataattcattttacaatttctctagtatatatattgaaatcataCCACATTTGACGATATTTCCTTTATTAGTTTAAAcatttcgttaatttttactgttatttgtaaaattatgttAACTGAcacaaatatatacaaaatcgTCTATGAAACGTCAATCGCATTTTTGTCATCGACTTATCAAAGGTTAGGTTACTTTAATAGGTCGATGATTTTCctcttttatatataattccataatttttaaGGTTAGAGTAGATTTGAATCAGatttcaaaaaagaagaagattctattttttgtataataaaaatgaagatttacTTGTCAATCTTGGCGGCAATTAAACAAAGTTTCCTCAATTTATATTTGTCTTTGTAGTTAgtatagttttaataaaaaggcatttataataatattaacgCATTTGATTAACTTCCAAGATGCCCTCACCTGCCCAATATAACATGTCGGAAGGGTGTCTCAAGgttagtatatttttatatgaaataatgcGTTGTACATACTTATCAACTTTTAGACCATCATGTCAGGAGGCGAATACCCTAAACCGATTATGCAAATTCTGGGTAGTAAAAGGATCAACGCTGGATCAGGCGATAAAGAAAGAATACGAATTTTATTATCAGATGGAAAATACACCATTTCTTTTGCAATGTTAACAGcccaaatgaatgaaaaaattggtcCTAACGGCGTTGAAAATTTCAGTGTGGTACAAATTGATAAATACATAACTAGCGTTGTCAGCAATGCAGGAAAAGGAGATGCGTAAGTTtgagtattttataaaatgtgtgCACAATTCCAGATACTTTAATATTTTAGTCGTGTGTTATTAATTCTTGAAATGACTGTTATCGAACCTGGATCTACAGTTGGACAAAAAATTGGCTCTCCTATTCCTTTCTCTGATGCTGATACAAAAGGGACTGCAACAACAAATGGAACATCT
Proteins encoded in this window:
- the LOC130890951 gene encoding NADH dehydrogenase [ubiquinone] flavoprotein 2, mitochondrial isoform X2; protein product: MWYDFNIYTREIGKSFSKRGLQTSSIVQHDNLFVHRDTPENNPDIVFEFTPENKKRAEAILAIYPEGHKRAAMIPLLDLAQRQYGWLPISAMNKVAEILNLPKMRVYEVATFYTMFMRKPTGKYHVQICTTTPCWLRGSDEILEAIKKNLKLEVGETSKDMMWTLSEVECLGACVNAPMVQINDDYYEDLTVQSTNEILDELKSGGKPAPGPRSGRFAAEPIGEPTSLKCEPPGPGFGVRSDL
- the LOC130890951 gene encoding NADH dehydrogenase [ubiquinone] flavoprotein 2, mitochondrial isoform X1, which produces MFKLIKEISSNVGKSFSKRGLQTSSIVQHDNLFVHRDTPENNPDIVFEFTPENKKRAEAILAIYPEGHKRAAMIPLLDLAQRQYGWLPISAMNKVAEILNLPKMRVYEVATFYTMFMRKPTGKYHVQICTTTPCWLRGSDEILEAIKKNLKLEVGETSKDMMWTLSEVECLGACVNAPMVQINDDYYEDLTVQSTNEILDELKSGGKPAPGPRSGRFAAEPIGEPTSLKCEPPGPGFGVRSDL